Genomic DNA from Filimonas effusa:
CAACCTGGCCAGCCAGGTTATAACATATTTTTTTTATGATATTACCTTCCTGGTCGCGAACTAATTTCAGGCGGTTAAGGCTATCATACTCATAATACGAAATACGCCCCTTGCTATCCGTTTGCGAAGTCATTCCTACCTGCGGCAGATGTGTGTAAGTTTGCATCTGCGCGTTTTCCGGCAAAAGCCGTATTTCATCGATCAGTAATGAATTCCCGCCTGCAGCAATTCTTACAACCTGGCTTCCATTCAAAGCAACCCTGTAGCTGCATAAGTACCACCCGTTAGGCATCAATACCCTGCTACTATTCACAATAGTGCCAGCCTCTACTGCAGGCACATTACCTCCTTTCATCCAAAACGAAAAATCATAAGTTCCAGCGGGCATCTGCTTATTAACCAGAAAGTAAGCACTGCCGGAAAGGCTCATACAGCGTTTTCCTGTAACAGCTTCGGAAGACCAGCTACTGCCACTGCCAATAAATTCACCGTCATCGGTTTCAAAGCTTGTCGCAAAAACCTGTTCATAATGCGCATTGGTTGCAACAGCTATAGCATACTTGCCACCGTAACCCCAAATGTAAGACGTAGGCACATCAGCTTCTTTTGCCGCTTCCTTTATATTGCCATCCGTGGTATATGAAGTATAATCAAGCCGCTTTTCATAATCATTATCCAGCGTTTTTGTTTCCAGCGATCTGGGTACAATTATGTCGGCAGCTGGCGCCCATGCATTGCCATTCCAAAAACCATAATTGGTTTTGGAACTCGACAAATGAATACCCGCTTTTGAAATAGATTTTTCAATAACAGGATTCCATATATGCCGGCTTACCATTGTAGCATAGGGCTCTACCCCAGGAAAATCTGCCGGATATTTCATTGTGGTTATTACCTGCTCTTTCTTACTGTTTTCAACCGTACCGGATGTAGGTTGCAAATGATCCAGATTAGCATAAGAATAGGTTTTGATTGTAGTCCCTCCATCCAATTCTTCATATGTTTTTGTAAGGAGGTCAACATCTTCATGCATCCTGGCATCTTCATAATAGAAATTGACGCCGTATTGATAAATATTCCCAAATAAATATTCTTCAAAAATAAACGCATCGATATCACTAACATTATAAGGAATGTAAGTAGTTGGGGCGATCAGAAATAATCCGGAATTAAATTCATTCTGCCTGAATGTTGTATATACATTAGAAGTCCGGGCAGTAAGAGCGTAAGTCCCATTATCATTTTTATACCTGCTTTTACTTTGTAAGAGCGGCTGCTCCGTTCCCCTGTCATGCAAATAATAATCCCTTGCAGAATACGGATGGGGAGGTGTTATATAGCTATCACTTAATGATCTTGGCAATGAATAAGAGTATTCATTTTTACCGGTATTATTTGCCTGGTCGCCAAGATACTCTGTTACATCGAGGTAAACTACTGGCAGGCTATTAAATACCGAAAGGGGGGATGTAGGATTTCCGTAGTAGGTATCACGGTAGCGCTCAAATGCTTCAGAATTATAAGGCGTATCCCATTGTGCTGTTCTGGCGGCAAACAAATACCGTTGCGGCATCCAGAACATCTCACGGTTAATTTCTTTAGCTATTCCCCCTGCCCCATAATCGTAAGTCTTTTTAAAAGCGAGTGTATTGTCGGAGTGATAACTTCTTATTTGTTTTATGCGAAAACCTCCTACATTTTTATTGGAGTAATTTTCCCAGCCACTTTCCTGGCTATAGTTATAAATATTAGTAGCCGACTGATTGGGCTCAAATTCAAAAATCGTTTTACCTCCTGTTGGGTATTTGATTTCCTCCAACATACAGGCCTTGGCATAATAGTGATCCGGCTCCCTGAATGAACTGCCAATACCGCGCCGGATAGCCGGTAAAAAAACTTCGGGTATCGGGCCATTGCCAATCCGTCCCGTATAATACCCCCAATAATCTTCCTGGAAACTTGCATTATAGATCGTTGAATAAGGCGGCAGTTCCATTGAATTGTACTTGAACTGATAGTCTTCACTCTTTAAAGTACCCGACTGTCCAAAGATCTTGATTCCTGAAAGTTTCAGTCTTAAATTATTGGCGCCGCTGCTCCCAAAATAACCATGCTCAAATTCAATACGTTTCACTCGCTTATTTAAAATCCTGTCTGTAATTTCAATTGAAACAAGTCTCGTTTTTGATAAATCCTGCCGGTCGTCCAGGTAATTAAAATTGTATTGGGCTTCAGATGTGGTAATGGTCGAAATGTTCATCAGCTTGGTTGGTATGGCATAACTCCCTGGCTGACGAATATCTTTGAAAGTTTCATTGGGTTTACATTGTGAAATCCAACTCCTGCCTTCGACCTGCCCGGTTCCATCACAAATAAACTCAATCCAAGGGCCATATTCCATCGCTAAAGTATACCCACGGTAGTTCATGGCGCTGTTTCCACGTGTATAGGAAATCGTCACGGTGTCTTTTAGATCACTGCTGATTATCTTTGTAAGATATATGGTAGAAGCAATGCCCTCAAAGCCAGCATCTTCAGAAAAGGGAAGGTCAAAGATAAATATGGTGCCGTCTACATCTGTTATTCTAAAACCGGTACTCACTTGTTCTATTTTACAGTTGCTGTAAGGCAATTGCCTGATCTCTCCGGTAACATAATCCTTTCTGAAAACACCGCTTTTACCATTACCAAGATTAAAAAAATAACGCTCAGGATTTAAATTCTGCGTTTTAAGAATCCTCAGGAAGTCGGCCATCAGCAGACCGGGATTTTGAACCGCATAGTTGTCAAGGTAGGCTTTGGTAGGCCCCCCTGTCGTTGCCATGCCATTAGGCGCAATAAAGAACGAAATACATCCAATTGAGCTTAGCGTCCATCCAAGCCCCGTTGGCGTAGCTACATCCTGCACCTTTATGCCCCCGGCATGGTAGGATAAACTAACGGGTATATCTATCTTCTGCGACTTTATATTAAATAGTGGTATCGAAATATTCGGAACGCCGGTACTATAATCAACAGGCATTTCTCCATACCTTGCCAAAGCCGCCGCATCAGGGGTCATTGCTGCGACCTTAGGCATCTCAATTGTTGACTGACAAAAAATAACAGGAGAAACAAATAGAAAGAGAATAAGGTTGAGGAATTTCATAGTCTTTTAAGGTTTGTAGGTTGCAATAAAGCGGGTAAGAACAGTGCTAAAGCATATCAGCAACAAGGAGGAGATGTATTAAAAATAGAACTATGGCTGTCACCAAAACCATTCCGAGCCAGCATAAGAGCTCTGAATGGCCAGTAAAATGTATAAAGAGACATGACAAGTTTTTTAAGTTAATCGGGCAAAGCCTCAATTAAAAGGTTTACGGGCATAATTATAGTAAATTTTATTCATACAACCATCCTGCCTGTTATATTTACTTATGCCCTCCAGGTTTCAACTCGTCGGGAGTATCATTGGTAAAACTATCCCATGTCTCCCTCGAAGGTGTATTAAACAAGGCCCTGCAGGCAGCTAAATGAACCTCCTCCCTGGGATTAAATGCATTCGATGCCATATAACGCTTTAAACTGTATAACAGTTGCCTGGCAGCAGGCCTGTTCGCCAGATCAGAGAACAAATCAGCACTGCATATCATCAACTTACCTTTACCAACTTTTGCTTCCATCAGGAGCCCAAGCTTCCGGTTCATGAACCAGGTGTCTATTGGCTGCACAAGCGGGCGAAAGCCGGCAGGAAAATCTTCAAGATGCATCACCTGTGCATTATTTACTATCTCCCACCATTGCAGGTCGCTGTGATAACTCGTTGGAAAATCTTTAAATGCTGCACTCGCAGTATCTATCCATATACCTAATGTATGTGGCGGCCGCATTTTAAACCAGGAAGTATTCCAGAACACCGGCGTAAAGTATTGTACGATCTCTTTGCCTTTAACCACTCTGCCTGCCGCATTCATAAATACGGTACCACCTTTCTTCAAAACTGCTTCAGCTTTGGCATCTAATGTATCGGTATAATAAATCTTCGCAGAAGGCTCCTCCACTGACTTCGGGTATACCCAGAAATCCCATTCATTGGCAATAGCTGTATTTTCAATAAACGCTTCAAGACGTAACCTCGAAGCTTTCTGAACCAGGTTTAGTGAAATGTAGCCTCCACCTAAAGCCGTATTGCCTGTATCGGCAATTTCATTTTGGGTCACAGTACCCGCACCAAACACTTTCTTATTTTCATCAACAATACGCCAGCTGATAACAATATTTTTTAAAGGGGCAGCACCATGATGACAGATCTCCAGGTTAACATTAAACACTTCATCATTGGTATAAGTAAACTTAGGCATCCTGCTTAACAGAACAGTGGTATCACAGAAACGTCTCCATTCCTTCGCATGGATATAACCTTTCTCCTTCCACATCGCATTCAGCACGCCCACCAGGGCAGTACCCTGACCTGGAAAGTCCTGCAGGCCCAATAATTGAAAACCAGCACTGTTACGGGTTCTGAGCGACTTTTCTATTTCGTTCTTATAACACAGCGCCTGCAACTTACCCGAAGCCATTAAAAAATCTCTGGCCCACGGCCCCATTCCATGACGCTCCAGGTCGGCTTTAAACAACTCTAAATTCCTGGCCCGGGTAACGCCGATATAAGAAGGTATTTCGCTGAAGTCGGGAAAAGCGCACCATTGTCCCATTTCATGCGTGATATAAGGTATTTTAAAAGTATCGATCTTTTCATGGTAATCCGTTAGTGTCTCGGGCCTGGTTTTATTCCAGTTCAACCCCCTGGGACCGGATTTAATCATAAAGTCGCCGCCGGGATACAGCGGCCAGCTCATAGCCACGGAAGCGCCTGTATATAAATGCCGGCTGTCTTTTGCTTTCCAGTATTCAACAAACTGCTGCAGGTATTTTACCTGGTTGCGCCCTGCCGGTTCATTTCCTGCCGCAAACAAACAAAACGAAGGATGATTGCCATAAGCCTTCATGATACGCCCTGTTTCTTCATATAAATACTGATCTATAAAACGATTATCGCCCAACGAAGTGCCATGATTAGGCCAGGTGGGACCTTCTACCTGGAGATAAAAGCCGGCTTCGTCAGCAGCTTCAAATGCCGCTTCCGGAGGACACCAGGAATGAAAGCGGAAATGGTTTAATCCCCACTCTTTGGCTACCGCATAAACCTTTCGCCAGCCCGCCACATCCATGGGAGGATATCCTGTTAGCGGAAATTCACAATTATTAAGATCGCCACGCAAATGCAATTTCTTCCCGTTGATCTCAATAGCACGTGCGCCTGCTGTCAACTGCCGCATGCCAAAGCTGGTTTCACGGTAGTCTGTTGCGCCCTTATACTGCAACGCTAAAGACAGTTGATATAATGCCGGAGAAAACTCATCCCACAGTAACATATCTTCTCCTAACAGCAGTTCTGTTACCACTGCCGCCGTATCACCCGGCCGTACAGCGAAACTTACAGCTACAGGTGCCGGAACATGCGTTTTGGCACTGTTTACGCTTTTGGCATTTAACAAAACCCTTCCTTCAGCCGGCGTACTTTCATTATTAACGATTGTAATAACCACTTTGGCTTTCTTTGAACTGATATCAGGAAACACCTGTACTTCATTCATATGTACCACGGGCCTGGACTGTAATAATATTTTGCCAACAATGCCATTCCAGTTGCCCTGTGTATGATCACTGACACTATGCGAATCCGGCCCCACATTTCTGTCTTTGATGCTGTTGTCTACACGAATGGTCAGCGTATGCGCACCTGCGTTTAAGTTATCGGGCAATGTAAACAAATGAGGCGCCACCAGGGAATTGCAGCTGCCCACCATCGTAGCATCAACCCATACCGTAGTTTGTATATGACTTCGCTCCAGTTGCAGCGATATGTTTTTACCTGCCCAGTCCTTAGGAATTGTAAACTTACATTGATACCAGGCCGCTCCTACATAATGTTTAACAGGTGTAAGCCAGAAGGGGATCTTGATGTTTCCGGGCACACGCCAGGGAGCCATGGAAGTACGGAAATAGAAAGAGCTGTCATAAATGGTTCCTGTCCATTTCGTGTGCAAACCAACATCATCACCAAGACCTGCCTGGCTCATAGAACCAGGTAGCGTTATCGAGTCCCGAAGTTGTTTTAAATACCATTGCTGCTTTATGCCCACATCATCCCTATCCATCTCAAAATTCCATCTCCCGGCCAATGAAAGCTCCTGGCAAATGGCAGCCAAATGCAGGAACAGCAGCGCAACCGTGATACACCATTTAAAATTACTCTTACTCATATGCAAACAATTTTAAGTATCAATGACCTATCATCATCGTCTCCAGGTCTTCCAGCGTTTTGCCTTTTGTTTCCTTCACTTTCAACCTTACAAATACAAAACCTGCGGCACAAATACCTGCGTAAATGTAAAATGCCTTTTCCTGTATCTTTTCAAACAACGGCGGAAAAGTGAATACAAGTATAAAATAAGCAAGCCACAGGCAAACAGTAGCAACCGAAGTAGCTTCTCCTCTCACTTTAGTTGGAAAGATCTCCGCTATCAATACCCAGGTAACAGGCGCCAGCGACATCGCATACAACCCGATGGCGCCCAGTAAGAAAAATGAGACCGCCGTTGATTTTAAAGCAAGCAGTTGCACTATAACAACATAACAGATGGCCAAACCGGCGGAACCAATCAGCATCAGGGGCCTCCGGCCCAGTTTATCCACCAGCAACATCGCCACTATGGTAAACAACAAATTCACGCTACCGATAAATACAATCTGGAGCAGCTGATCATCCTGTGATGCTCCAATACTTTCAAATATTTTCGCGGAATAGTTGAATACGGTATTGATGCCGCACAATTGTTGAAAAGCGGCAAGCCCTATGCCTACGATCACTGTAGGCAGCACTGCTTTCGAAAACACCTCGCGAAAGCTGGCTTTCGATACATTTTCCAGTGAACGGCTGATATCACGCAACGACGATGCAGCGTAAGCTTCGCTGCCAAGTTTACACACAACCGCTTCCGCTTTGCTGTGCTTTCCCTTTTTCACTAACCAGCGCGGACTTTCCGGTAACCATAGGGCGCCGATAAAAAATAAAGCGGAAGGAACCATACCAAGACCAAACATCCATCGCCAGGCATCGCTGCCTATGTTCCGCAATTGATAATTCACAATATTCGTAACAAGAATACCTATTACAATCGTCAACTGGTTAATGGCAACAAGTCTGCCCCTTAATGGGGCCGGCGATATTTCGGCTATATACATGGGCGATAACACCGAAGCCATACCCACGCCAATACCTGCACAGAAACGCGAACAAACAAATATATTACGCGAAAAAGAAAACGCCATCGCCAGTGATGAAGCAGCAAATACAACAGCAGCAACAAGAAGCCCCGAACGGCGTCCATACCTGTCACTCATCCAACCGGCTGCCAGGCAGCCGGCAATAGCGCCAAGTGCAAGCGACCCGGTGGCAAATCCCTCCCAGTAAGCATTCAATCCAAACTGCTTTTCCAGAAAAGGTAAAGCCCCGGATATCACAGCAAAGTCAAATCCAAATAAATAACCACCCAGGGCCGAAATAAATGCAATGCCCAACAGGTATCCCTTCCTGAATCCCTGGTCCTGCTTCGGCGCTGATACCGCTCCATCTGTATGATTCGCCATGATTAAAATTTAAGCGTGGTTTTATATTGTATCGTTGTATGAATATTGTTCACTTTCAGAAAACGTTTAGCCGCCCCGAATTCAGGAATGGCGCCGGGTACAGGCTCCAGGTCTACCAGGTAACTTGCATTTTCCTGCATAGGACGGAGATACAATACCATTTCGCCCGACGAGCGTCCTAATAAATTACGCATACCAATTTGCCAGGGCAGGCCATTATAAAAGTTATCGGCAACAAGTTCACCACCCACAAACCCCATCCCGGTGTCGCCGGTATAGTCAACATCCACCAATACATCATTCACACCTTCTGGCATCGCAGCAGGAAAACCAATCGCCCATTTTTTACTACTCAGTTCTTTGATAGTAAGTGGAAAACGCTGCGATGGGAGGTTCACGCGGTAAGAAGTAAAAACGCCGTCATCCGCCGCTTTCTCCAGTTTGCCTGTTGTGATACCAGGTAATGCAGCTATACGTGGATAAATATGAAAACCGCATACAGGCAAAGAGTCGATTAAGAGATCAAGCTGGTTACCTTCCTGTAATACCACAGCATCGGAGAAGAACAAATGACGCTTCTCCCCTATAGTAACAACATACGATTGTAAAGCAAGACTTTTATCTATCACCAGTATATTCCTGTCGCCATGTGCAGAAGCAATGGTAAAAGCAGCAACCCGCTCCCTGCAGTTTACAAGTGTGCTGCCAGCGGCTTTATTTACGGTAACTGCTTTCTTATTCTTCACCTGTATATTACCGGCGAAAGAAAACGCTCCCCTTGCACTATCCTGCGTGAAGAAAACATAGTAGGGAACAGCAGCCTTTGTATCTCCTGCAAGCAACTGGGCCGTTGCATAGTTTAAACGAACACCGCCCATATCAAAGTTAAAAGGCAGGATCATATTTTCACCGCTTTTCATATCCAGGCCTCCTGACTCAGGAATAACAATGTGCTTATCCCTGGCTTTAATATCGATCCTGAAATTTCTTTGGTCGGCCATGGTCGTATCATCCTGGAAATTATTCAGGAACACAAAACCTGCATTATCTTTTACCCGCACGGCATAGCGCAGATCGCTTATGTTTTCCGGCTTCAGCTGTCCCGCATTATCAGGCAATACCGTATGCATGGGCGCCAGGAGATGTCCAAAATCTCTCAGGAAAAAATGAATGAGTTTCAGCCGGTGAAATCCTTCACGCACCTGCCCATATTCACCGATAGGCGCCTGAAAATCGTAAGATATTTTGGGCAATGCATAAGCTTCATCACTTAAGAAACCCAACTCCCCGCGTGGCGTTGATCCGCCATGGTACATATAATACCCTACACCATTGGCGCCGCTGCCAAGACAACGATTGATCATAGCATCAAAACTCTTGTGTACCGCTACCGGACGGCGCGAATAAACAGATGCAATGCCACTGCCAAGCTCTGCAGCAAAAACAGGATAACTGGCAGGGTTATAACGCACAGGCGCATAGTCGGGAACACGCCTCATGTCTTTATAAAGAAAAAACGGGGAATAATCCCGTTTAGGTGTCCAGAACGGGTACGCATAGGCAGCAGTTACCGGAATAGATTCACCTGGTATGATGGCCGCATTTCCCCAGCCCGTTGCCGTATAAAAAGGAACTACCATACCCGCCTTTACAGCAAGTGCCTTCAATACCCGCATATGGTCATTTCCCAATTCCGCAAATGGATTCTTTTCCCTTGATATGCCCACTCCTTCCTGTGTCACAGCCATATCGCGGTCTGCGACTGTCATTTCCCTGGGTTGCCCCAGGTAAGTAAGCCCCCAGGGCGCAGCAGAATGCTGATACTCGTTCTCTATCTGTATGCCAACAACAGGTCCGCCATCCTTGAAATAAAGCCCGCTTAATTGTTTCCCTATCTCCTTGTAAAACCGCTCTACATAAGCCAGGTAAGCAGCATCATTGGAACGTACATTACAGGGCCTGCCTAAAAGCCAATCCGGCATGCCGCCATTGCGAACTTCACCATGACAAAAAGGCCCTATCCGTACAATTACGGGCATATTGTTTTGCCGGCAAAGCGTGATGAATTTCCGCAGGTTCCTGTCTCCATCCCACCTGAATACGCCTTCTTTTTCTTCATGAAAATTCCAGAACACATAAGTTGCGATCATGGATACACCGCCAGCTTTGATCTTCCTGATCGACTCATCCCAGTATTGTTCCGCATAACGCGAAAAATGAAACTCCCCGGTCACGGGTACTACAGGCGCACCATTCATTTCAAGGAAGGCGCTGTTTACACGTATCACCGCACCATCCGGCCCCTCCCCACCCATTCGCAAACTTCCTGTGTCCATCCCGGACGCCTGAACACTGGCATCAATTGTAAATACACGTTGCCCCGTTACTTTCCAACAGCAAATAACATATAGCAGTACCAAAGGCAAGCATCTTATATTCATATTCGAATCGTTGACATTTTAAACTTCACGGCTATACATCTTCATTTGTCTGTCACTACCGGTAGCGCCATCATCTCATACTGCTTTATTACAGCCAGGTGCGTTATGGCACCCTGGTGGCTGTTATCGGCACGCAACACAGCTTCAAACAAACCGGAAGCCTTTTCTACTCCTTCACCACCCATACCCAGGTGTCCCAATCCCATCATATACAAACAGTGAATCCGGTTTCGCTCATCGAGATCAGCATCAAAAACAAGAAGATCTGGTAATGATACAGCGAAATAGTCAATAGAAATATGATCTTCAATATGTTCTTCTCCAAATGCAATAAGCCGTTCGAATATCTCTCTTGCTTTTTCTTCCTCTCCGAGTTTCAGCCATGCCAGTCCCTGGTAAAAGATCTTGTCGGGCTGAGGATCATTATAAAACACTGCCTGCACAGGTTTGCTGATACCTTCCGTTGCCTGCCGGTAATAAGAAACAGCTTTCTTATGATCCGGTATCTTTTCCAATGCCAGTCCTTTCAGGAACGCGATATCATTTTCCTGGCAGCCATACAATTTGCCTTCGCCTAAATTCTCCGGGTAATTTTCGGCCGCTTCAAGCAGGCGTAGGGCATCCTCAGGCAAGCCGCCCGCAATAGCCTCCCTGGCAAGCGCCAGGTGGCAAATAAGATGCTGGTTCACTACCTTTCCCTCTCCTCCTTCCCAGGGATGAAATGTAAAATCTTCCAGTAATGTCTTTGCCTTGCTGAACCCGCCCGTAATATTATATAAAGTGATCCGTTCCAGGTACAGATCATCACGTTGTATAACAAGATCAGGATAGCTTTCCAGCAACTGCAGCCTTTCCAGGGCGCCCACATTCATCTTCCGGTGTAACTGGTCTAATTCCATTAATACACGCGCATCGGAAGTATCGAGCTGAAAGGCATACCGGAGCGTTGTCAGCGCTTTATGGGCATCCTGCCGTTTGTTATAATAGGCAAGCGCCAGGTTGCGGAATACGGTAGGAAATTGATCATCGATGGCTGCCGACTGCTCCCAGCAACTGATGGCCTCATCATATTGACGTTTGTCGTACCAGAAATTACCAACAAAATAAAGCGCCTTTGCATCCGTGGGATTTACTTTTAGTGCTGCCTCAAGAATACAAAGCTCTTCCAGCCGGTTAGGAAAAATAAAATCCGGTGGCCGGGAAGCCCCTTCCCTAAAGCAGGCCAGTGCAGTTTTACGGTCACCTGCCAGCAACGCAAACCAGCCCATATAATAAGGAAGCAATGTATAATTATTCATTTCGTGGCAGATCTCAAGGAATTTACCCGCATCACGGTAAAGCCCCGCATGAGCATAGTCCAGTGCATATTCAAGATAGTTATGCTCCCAGTTCCTGCTAATGTGTTTCAGGTGATGCAAAGCCGCTCTCGCAGCATCATTATCAGGGAGCAGCAGGTATTGCTCAAAAAGACAGCCGAAATTAAACGGGTCGATACCAAGGCTTTCTTCCGCAAAAGCAAGCGCAGCCTCGGCCCTCCCAAGTTTTCTCAGTATGAAACACCTGGCATGCCTGGCCGAATGACTGTTATAATTACGAAGAAGGGACTTCTCGATAAAAACCAGCGCCGCCTCAAAATCGCCCTTTTTACAGGCAAGCCGCGCAAGGTTGAAAAATCCTGCATGCTGCCATGCATCATTCCACACACATTTATAGAAAGCATCAAACGCTTCCTCATTCTTTCCCTGGAAAACCAGCGACCAGCCCAGGTTATAATAAGCCTCCGAATCGTAAGGATTCGGGTTACGCCGGGTAAGCGTAGCAATCGCCTGCCTGAAATAGCCTTCCGCCTTTTCAAACCGGCCGGCTTTCAGGTTCCGGAGCCCCAGTGCATTGTTATTCCTTACATCGCCGGGATGACGCCTCAATGCCTCTTCATAATATCTTTCAGGCGCAAAGGTCGCATGGCGGTATTGCTCCAGGTGTAAACCTGTTAAATAAAGCTCTTCGTTGTCCGCTATTGCTTCGGGCTGCCTGGCAGCCTGTGCGGCATCAGGAATCTCCTTCTGCTCTGCCTTTACCTCCCGGTAACTTACTAGTTCCTTCTTAGTATCCAGATCCGTTACTACCAGGTAGATCTTCCCGGTAGCAGCAACACCGTCAAGCGAAACCACCTTGCAATATGGCTGCTCAGGTGAGGTAGCAGTTACTACCTCGAATACAGGAACGCCGGCCATGAAAAGCACGATCTTAACGCGCTTGTACGCTGCCGTCGTATACAGCCTGATGTCGGCATTGGCGCCATTCAGCTCAATATTGACAATCGCCTCTTTCGTTGCATTTTTTACATTCCCCACTTCCCTGTACGGCATGAAATATTGCACGAACGTCTTTTCCTCGTAAGGATGCAACCAGGAAAAATCCGGCTGGTTATCGGTGAACACGCCCGTCATTAACTCTATATAGGGACCATCCTCATCGGTAAGATTTCTGTCCCATGCCTGCCCGAATGCACCATTGCCCCAGGTCCACTGCTTCTTTCCCGTAGCTACATGATGATCTGCCACATGTAATAACCCGCCCTGTACATCGTGCTCATACCCTCCGATAAAATCATATTCAGATCGTATAGCCATATACGAGGTTGGCACAGGTATA
This window encodes:
- a CDS encoding DUF5107 domain-containing protein codes for the protein MQNKVMVWEEEVIIPTYPVGTPEKNPMFLERRVYQGSSGVVYPHAVIEKIYDEKIDKKYHAVFLENKYIKVMILPELGGRIQMAYDKVKDRHFVYYNRVIKPALVGLTGPWISGGIEFNWPQHHRPSTFEPVDFTIEEHADGSKTVWVNEVERMFRTKGRAGFRLYPDKAYIEIEGRLYNRTPFAQTFLWWANPAVKVNDHYQSVFPPDVYAVFDHGKRDVSSFPIAKGEYYKVNYAPGTDISRYKNIPVPTSYMAIRSEYDFIGGYEHDVQGGLLHVADHHVATGKKQWTWGNGAFGQAWDRNLTDEDGPYIELMTGVFTDNQPDFSWLHPYEEKTFVQYFMPYREVGNVKNATKEAIVNIELNGANADIRLYTTAAYKRVKIVLFMAGVPVFEVVTATSPEQPYCKVVSLDGVAATGKIYLVVTDLDTKKELVSYREVKAEQKEIPDAAQAARQPEAIADNEELYLTGLHLEQYRHATFAPERYYEEALRRHPGDVRNNNALGLRNLKAGRFEKAEGYFRQAIATLTRRNPNPYDSEAYYNLGWSLVFQGKNEEAFDAFYKCVWNDAWQHAGFFNLARLACKKGDFEAALVFIEKSLLRNYNSHSARHARCFILRKLGRAEAALAFAEESLGIDPFNFGCLFEQYLLLPDNDAARAALHHLKHISRNWEHNYLEYALDYAHAGLYRDAGKFLEICHEMNNYTLLPYYMGWFALLAGDRKTALACFREGASRPPDFIFPNRLEELCILEAALKVNPTDAKALYFVGNFWYDKRQYDEAISCWEQSAAIDDQFPTVFRNLALAYYNKRQDAHKALTTLRYAFQLDTSDARVLMELDQLHRKMNVGALERLQLLESYPDLVIQRDDLYLERITLYNITGGFSKAKTLLEDFTFHPWEGGEGKVVNQHLICHLALAREAIAGGLPEDALRLLEAAENYPENLGEGKLYGCQENDIAFLKGLALEKIPDHKKAVSYYRQATEGISKPVQAVFYNDPQPDKIFYQGLAWLKLGEEEKAREIFERLIAFGEEHIEDHISIDYFAVSLPDLLVFDADLDERNRIHCLYMMGLGHLGMGGEGVEKASGLFEAVLRADNSHQGAITHLAVIKQYEMMALPVVTDK